In Arthrobacter alpinus, a single window of DNA contains:
- the resB gene encoding cytochrome c biogenesis protein ResB, with product MKETVVKEPKSKAPKPAGGEVVLPQLGFFGMIRWAWRQLTSMRTALFLLLLLAVGAVPGSLFPQRSSAPSEVTQYLKDNPGSGPIMDWFKLFDVYSSPWFAAIYLLLFTSLIGCVIPRAKIHWKAMRSAPPRTPKRLSRLAEYGTVTIPAANAIDAETAVKDAAAALKQRGYRVDVRDLDTDRPSVGAEIGFLREVGNLLFHTAMIGVLAAIAYSGLFGYSGQRVLVEGETFVNTLSSYDTFTPGTNFSDDTLSPYSAQLEKLAVKYDRSTEAHYGQPLDFNATLKVKDSPDAEAETKTLKVNEPVGIGGTNIYLVGNGYAPVVTVKDGEGNVSFQGPVITIPTDGAYTSLVVIKVPDAKPNQLGFVGFFLPTALVDDKGVAFGSDPDPFNPQLNLNAYTGDLGLDSGVPRNVYTLDTSTLTEINSRNLDAGGITLAPGQSYNLPGNNGTISFDGIKRFAALDIRHDPGQVFVLIFAVLALAGLIASLFFNRRRVWVRTGNHPDGCTMVEFGLLARGEDHRLAGEYIAINKALHAKWLVPLEDAEQNSEQPPTATENPAPGDTPATKDQ from the coding sequence ATGAAAGAGACAGTGGTGAAAGAACCCAAGAGCAAGGCACCGAAGCCCGCCGGCGGTGAGGTGGTGCTGCCGCAACTCGGGTTCTTCGGGATGATTCGCTGGGCCTGGCGGCAGCTGACAAGCATGCGCACGGCCCTGTTCCTGTTGCTCCTGCTGGCCGTGGGTGCCGTCCCCGGCTCCTTGTTCCCGCAGCGGTCCTCGGCGCCGTCGGAGGTCACCCAGTACCTGAAGGACAACCCGGGCTCGGGTCCCATCATGGACTGGTTCAAGCTCTTCGACGTGTACTCCTCGCCGTGGTTTGCCGCCATTTACCTGCTTTTGTTCACCTCCTTGATTGGCTGTGTCATTCCGCGCGCCAAAATTCACTGGAAGGCCATGCGTTCGGCACCCCCGCGGACTCCCAAGCGGCTCTCCCGCCTGGCCGAATATGGCACGGTGACCATCCCCGCCGCCAACGCGATCGACGCGGAGACGGCAGTCAAGGACGCCGCAGCTGCGCTGAAGCAGCGTGGATACCGCGTGGATGTCCGGGACCTTGACACCGACCGGCCGTCGGTGGGTGCAGAGATTGGATTCCTGAGGGAAGTCGGCAATCTGCTTTTCCACACGGCCATGATCGGCGTCTTGGCGGCCATCGCCTACAGCGGACTCTTTGGCTACAGCGGCCAGCGCGTGCTCGTTGAAGGAGAAACCTTCGTCAACACCTTGAGCAGCTACGACACCTTCACCCCCGGCACCAACTTCTCCGACGACACCTTGTCTCCGTATTCGGCGCAGCTGGAAAAATTGGCGGTCAAGTATGACAGGTCCACCGAGGCCCACTATGGGCAGCCGCTGGACTTCAACGCCACCTTGAAGGTCAAGGACAGCCCGGATGCTGAAGCCGAGACAAAGACCCTCAAGGTCAATGAGCCTGTGGGCATTGGTGGAACCAACATCTACCTGGTGGGCAACGGATACGCCCCGGTTGTCACTGTCAAGGACGGTGAAGGCAACGTCTCATTCCAGGGACCTGTCATCACCATCCCCACCGATGGCGCCTACACCTCGCTAGTGGTCATCAAAGTTCCCGATGCCAAACCGAACCAGCTCGGCTTTGTGGGCTTCTTCCTCCCCACGGCCTTGGTCGATGACAAGGGTGTGGCCTTTGGCTCCGACCCTGACCCGTTCAACCCGCAGCTCAACCTGAACGCCTACACCGGCGATCTTGGCCTGGACAGCGGTGTGCCGCGGAACGTGTACACGCTGGACACCTCCACACTCACCGAAATCAACTCACGCAACCTTGACGCCGGTGGAATCACGTTGGCACCGGGGCAAAGCTACAACCTTCCCGGCAACAACGGCACCATTAGCTTTGACGGCATCAAGCGTTTTGCGGCCCTGGACATCCGCCATGACCCGGGACAGGTCTTCGTTTTGATCTTTGCCGTGCTGGCCCTGGCCGGCCTGATCGCGTCCTTGTTCTTCAACCGCCGCCGCGTGTGGGTCCGCACGGGCAACCACCCGGATGGGTGCACCATGGTGGAATTTGGCCTGCTGGCTCGTGGTGAGGATCATCGCCTGGCGGGCGAGTACATCGCCATCAACAAGGCGCTGCACGCCAAGTGGCTGGTGCCATTGGAGGATGCAGAGCAAAATAGTGAGCAGCCCCCAACGGCAACCGAAAATCCCGCACCCGGCGACACCCCCGCAACTAAGGATCAGTAA
- a CDS encoding cytochrome c biogenesis CcdA family protein encodes MNNPFAETVLTGSMLLAIPVALLAGLVSFLSPCVLPLVPGYLGYVSGLSGADLQDQRRGRMFAGIGLFVLGFSVVFMLIGAVFGQLGAWLMGPDAAWVTQVLGLVVIFMGVVFLGGMSWFQSEAKIHTKPPAGLWGAPILGLTFGLGWAPCIGPTFSAVQLLAFSDGPNAAKGAFLTFVYCLGLGLPFLLIALGARKGLGALAFFRKHRRGLQYFGGGMLIVLGLLMVTGLWGTWINELQFWFANEVRLPI; translated from the coding sequence ATGAACAATCCCTTTGCTGAGACGGTACTGACCGGCTCCATGCTGCTGGCCATTCCCGTTGCACTCCTGGCCGGGCTCGTTTCCTTCCTCTCGCCCTGCGTTTTGCCATTGGTGCCGGGATATTTGGGCTACGTGAGCGGGCTGAGCGGGGCCGATCTGCAAGATCAGCGCCGCGGACGAATGTTTGCCGGGATCGGCTTGTTCGTGCTCGGTTTCTCGGTGGTTTTCATGCTCATTGGCGCCGTCTTTGGACAGCTGGGGGCGTGGCTCATGGGGCCCGACGCCGCTTGGGTCACCCAGGTCCTTGGCCTTGTGGTGATCTTCATGGGTGTGGTGTTCCTCGGTGGTATGAGCTGGTTCCAGAGTGAAGCGAAGATTCACACGAAACCGCCAGCCGGGCTCTGGGGTGCACCAATCCTGGGCCTGACCTTTGGCTTGGGCTGGGCGCCCTGCATTGGCCCAACCTTCAGTGCCGTGCAGCTGTTGGCTTTTTCCGATGGTCCCAACGCGGCCAAGGGGGCGTTCCTCACCTTTGTCTATTGCCTGGGACTGGGATTGCCGTTCCTGCTGATCGCCTTGGGTGCTCGCAAGGGGCTGGGTGCGCTGGCGTTCTTCCGGAAGCACCGGCGCGGATTGCAGTACTTTGGCGGCGGCATGTTGATTGTTCTGGGATTGTTGATGGTGACCGGGTTGTGGGGCACGTGGATCAACGAACTGCAGTTTTGGTTTGCTAATGAAGTGAGATTGCCAATCTAA
- a CDS encoding TlpA family protein disulfide reductase, with product MSRRSLFAAGGAALTVALAACSSNDPLADQANAGDNKNYIAGDGSVTEYGANDRKDPVTFTAALFDGTKVDAANFPGQVTIMNFWYAACAPCRLEAPDMQALNTEFSPKGVKFLGVNVRDEIAAAEAFERNFSLTYPSIVDKDGGVLLALTKFVPPAAVPTTLVLDKKGRVSARILGVADKGTLKALITSALAEN from the coding sequence ATGAGCCGTAGATCGTTATTTGCCGCCGGCGGCGCCGCACTGACGGTGGCTTTGGCCGCATGCTCCAGCAACGATCCGTTGGCGGACCAAGCCAATGCCGGCGATAACAAGAATTACATTGCCGGCGACGGGTCTGTCACCGAATACGGGGCCAACGATCGCAAGGATCCGGTCACGTTCACGGCCGCCCTCTTCGACGGCACCAAGGTGGACGCGGCTAATTTCCCCGGCCAGGTCACGATCATGAACTTTTGGTACGCGGCTTGCGCCCCGTGCCGTTTGGAAGCCCCGGACATGCAGGCTCTCAACACCGAATTCAGCCCTAAGGGTGTGAAGTTCCTTGGCGTGAATGTCCGCGATGAAATCGCCGCGGCCGAGGCGTTTGAGCGCAACTTCTCCCTGACGTACCCGAGCATTGTGGACAAAGATGGCGGTGTTTTGCTGGCGCTGACCAAGTTTGTGCCGCCCGCCGCCGTTCCCACCACCTTGGTGCTGGATAAGAAGGGCCGCGTTTCCGCCCGCATCCTTGGCGTGGCCGACAAGGGCACCTTGAAGGCCCTCATCACCTCCGCGCTCGCGGAAAACTAG
- a CDS encoding histidine phosphatase family protein, translated as MSEVTVHLLRHGEVFNPDGVLYGRLPEFHLSERGQAMAVMVAEHFTALKNDGAAPVYLVASPLTRAQETAQPTAKALGLEIVTDPRIIEAGNHFEGMKVNKAELLKPKHWPYLVNPLRPSWGEAYAAQAERMLEAARDARRRAFEIGGDGAQAIMVSHQLPIWSTRRSAEGKHLWHDPRNRECTLASLTSLTFNGDDIVKVVYSEPAAALLPGAATTPGA; from the coding sequence ATGTCTGAAGTAACTGTTCATCTTCTGCGCCACGGCGAGGTTTTCAACCCCGATGGCGTCCTCTACGGCCGGCTCCCCGAGTTCCACCTTTCCGAGCGTGGCCAAGCCATGGCGGTGATGGTTGCCGAGCACTTCACGGCCCTGAAGAACGACGGCGCCGCTCCCGTTTACCTTGTGGCCTCACCTTTGACTCGCGCCCAGGAAACGGCGCAGCCCACGGCGAAGGCGTTGGGTCTGGAGATCGTGACCGATCCGCGCATCATCGAGGCGGGCAACCACTTCGAGGGCATGAAGGTCAACAAGGCTGAACTACTCAAGCCCAAGCACTGGCCTTACCTTGTGAATCCGTTGCGCCCTTCCTGGGGTGAAGCGTACGCAGCCCAAGCAGAACGCATGTTGGAAGCGGCACGGGATGCCCGCCGTCGTGCTTTCGAAATTGGGGGAGACGGCGCACAAGCCATTATGGTCAGCCATCAGCTCCCGATCTGGTCCACCCGGCGCAGCGCCGAGGGCAAGCACCTGTGGCATGATCCGCGCAATCGCGAATGCACCTTGGCGTCATTGACGTCATTGACCTTCAACGGTGATGACATTGTGAAGGTTGTATACAGCGAACCGGCTGCCGCGTTGCTTCCGGGCGCCGCAACCACTCCCGGCGCCTAG
- a CDS encoding YceI family protein — protein sequence MSVTTIEATGLTQGTWNLDGSHSTVGFTVRHAGISKVRGQFTEIEGALTLGETLADSSVTATIQAASFSSGDAGRDGHVKGADFFDVETFPTLTFVSSSVSGDAEDFELTGELTIRGISKTVTFKGEFNGVAVDPFGLTRAGFEGKTVISRKEFGLTWNAALEAGGVLVSDKVTITLDVAFVKAA from the coding sequence ATGTCAGTAACCACCATTGAAGCCACTGGACTCACACAGGGCACCTGGAACCTCGACGGCTCACACAGCACCGTTGGCTTTACAGTCCGCCACGCAGGCATCTCCAAGGTTCGCGGCCAGTTCACCGAAATTGAAGGCGCCCTGACCCTCGGCGAAACCCTCGCCGATTCCTCCGTGACCGCCACCATCCAGGCCGCCAGCTTCAGCTCAGGTGACGCCGGCCGCGACGGCCACGTCAAGGGCGCCGACTTCTTCGACGTCGAGACGTTCCCCACCCTCACCTTCGTCTCCTCCAGCGTTTCCGGTGACGCCGAGGACTTCGAGCTGACCGGCGAGCTGACCATCCGCGGCATCTCCAAGACCGTCACCTTCAAGGGTGAATTCAACGGCGTTGCAGTTGACCCGTTCGGCCTGACCCGCGCAGGCTTCGAAGGCAAGACCGTCATCAGCCGCAAGGAATTCGGCCTGACCTGGAACGCAGCCCTGGAAGCTGGCGGCGTATTGGTCTCCGATAAGGTCACCATCACCTTGGACGTTGCATTCGTCAAGGCCGCATAA
- a CDS encoding DUF6264 family protein → MTTSGEEPQEQPTTLPGSYGEIAPGVPRYGQYAPAGWEPPQEIKDAQEAATSAQALPPAQTYPGFGGSQAGMPSQPGQPGQANGFGTHLAPPSRVLMATRMILAAGVMQAISVVALLAVMLVPSVKSSVIDALQSALGSTPELAEVYADPTLVNVALFFAFIFSIAMTLTYFWLARKIRKGATWARTTGLVLAILSLVFLSQPNPLTIVQVGLGVIGVILLFGSPAKEFFAAQKANRATNKS, encoded by the coding sequence ATGACCACCTCCGGTGAAGAACCCCAAGAGCAACCCACAACCCTCCCGGGAAGCTACGGCGAGATCGCCCCAGGCGTCCCCCGGTACGGCCAGTACGCTCCGGCAGGATGGGAGCCACCCCAGGAGATCAAGGACGCGCAGGAGGCCGCTACATCGGCACAGGCGCTGCCTCCGGCTCAGACTTACCCCGGCTTTGGCGGCTCGCAGGCCGGCATGCCTTCACAGCCGGGCCAGCCCGGCCAAGCCAACGGCTTCGGCACCCACTTGGCGCCACCCAGCCGGGTTCTGATGGCGACCAGGATGATTCTGGCCGCTGGTGTCATGCAGGCCATCTCGGTTGTGGCCCTGTTGGCCGTGATGCTGGTGCCCTCCGTCAAGTCATCGGTCATTGACGCCCTGCAATCAGCATTGGGCAGCACACCCGAACTGGCCGAGGTGTACGCAGATCCGACACTGGTCAATGTGGCGTTGTTCTTTGCCTTCATCTTCAGCATTGCCATGACGTTGACTTATTTTTGGCTAGCCAGGAAAATCCGCAAAGGCGCCACCTGGGCCAGAACCACAGGCCTGGTTCTGGCGATCCTCTCGCTGGTCTTTCTGAGCCAACCAAATCCGCTGACCATTGTTCAGGTCGGCCTGGGTGTCATAGGCGTCATCTTGCTTTTCGGCTCCCCTGCCAAGGAATTCTTCGCAGCGCAAAAAGCCAACCGAGCCACTAACAAGAGCTAG
- a CDS encoding redox-sensing transcriptional repressor Rex produces MAEPARQLPSATVSRLTLYLRTLNALLAEGAESVSSEALAESAGVGSANVRKDLSYLGSYGTRGVGYDVANLSRKIAQALGLTHEWRVAIIGAGNLGRALARYAGFESRGFDVVALLDADELIIGTEIGWLRVGDVAHLEAVLASTRANMVVLALPAAVAQSVCDRVVAAGVHSILSFAPVALAVPEHVNLRKVDMATELQILAYHAQSLQAPGLTQERPGA; encoded by the coding sequence ATGGCCGAGCCGGCCCGGCAACTTCCGTCTGCCACGGTCTCGCGCCTCACCCTTTACCTGAGGACCTTGAACGCGCTTTTGGCCGAGGGTGCCGAGAGCGTTTCTTCCGAAGCGTTGGCGGAATCAGCCGGCGTTGGATCGGCCAATGTTCGCAAGGACCTCTCTTACCTGGGCTCCTATGGAACCCGCGGCGTGGGCTACGATGTGGCCAACCTGAGCCGAAAAATTGCGCAAGCCCTGGGGCTGACCCATGAGTGGCGTGTGGCCATTATTGGTGCCGGTAACTTGGGCCGTGCGTTGGCTAGATATGCCGGGTTCGAATCGCGCGGCTTTGACGTGGTGGCCCTGCTGGATGCCGACGAGCTCATCATTGGCACCGAAATTGGCTGGTTGCGCGTGGGCGACGTTGCGCATCTTGAAGCCGTCCTGGCCTCCACCCGGGCCAATATGGTTGTTCTTGCGCTACCCGCTGCTGTGGCCCAATCGGTGTGCGACCGCGTGGTGGCAGCCGGCGTCCACAGCATCCTCAGCTTTGCCCCCGTGGCGCTGGCCGTGCCCGAGCATGTCAACCTGCGCAAGGTGGATATGGCCACGGAATTGCAGATCTTGGCCTATCACGCGCAAAGCTTGCAGGCCCCGGGGCTGACACAGGAGCGTCCCGGCGCCTAA
- a CDS encoding glutaredoxin family protein: MDSTDTTPAARPAPLLELVTKDGCHLCEDAVGIVSDVARELGLSWHEIRIDGEAELTARYGEEVPVVLVDGVQRDFWQIDPVRLRGILARAIGKA; this comes from the coding sequence ATGGACTCCACTGATACGACACCCGCAGCCCGGCCGGCACCCCTGTTGGAACTGGTTACCAAGGATGGCTGCCACCTCTGTGAGGATGCCGTGGGCATTGTGAGTGACGTGGCGCGCGAGCTCGGGCTGTCGTGGCACGAAATTCGCATCGACGGGGAAGCTGAGCTGACTGCCCGCTACGGTGAGGAAGTCCCCGTGGTCTTGGTGGACGGTGTCCAGCGCGATTTTTGGCAGATCGATCCGGTCCGGCTGCGCGGCATCCTCGCCCGGGCCATCGGCAAGGCGTAG
- a CDS encoding HAD family hydrolase, producing the protein MPDVTTNSAEASSTAALHQGEAAFFDVDNTLMKGASLFHVARKMYQKRAFTLGDVAGFAWKQLKFITRGENMKDVHSVQDSAQKLAAGISAEFVRQLGEEVYDEMIVSKIWPGTKALTQEHLKSGRQVWLVTATPVEVAGVIAERLFLTGALGTVAEIEDGIYTGRLVGEILHGPAKGRAVLDLAASENLDLTRCWAYSDSFNDIPLLTAVGNPVAINPDAKLRQHAKDNNWPIYDYRSGRRAATLGLRAATGVGIVYGLWKGITMVRKR; encoded by the coding sequence ATGCCCGACGTGACTACCAACAGTGCCGAGGCCTCCTCGACTGCTGCACTACACCAGGGTGAGGCCGCTTTCTTCGATGTGGACAACACGTTGATGAAGGGCGCCAGCTTGTTCCACGTGGCCCGAAAAATGTATCAAAAGCGTGCCTTCACGCTCGGGGATGTGGCCGGATTCGCTTGGAAACAGCTCAAGTTCATCACCCGTGGCGAGAACATGAAGGACGTTCATTCCGTCCAGGATTCCGCCCAAAAACTGGCTGCGGGCATCAGCGCCGAATTTGTCCGCCAGCTGGGCGAAGAAGTCTACGACGAGATGATCGTGTCGAAAATTTGGCCAGGCACCAAGGCCCTGACGCAGGAGCATCTCAAATCCGGCCGCCAAGTATGGCTTGTGACGGCCACCCCCGTGGAGGTTGCCGGCGTCATTGCCGAACGCCTGTTCCTCACCGGCGCCTTGGGCACAGTTGCCGAGATTGAGGATGGCATCTACACGGGCCGGCTTGTAGGCGAAATCCTGCACGGACCCGCAAAGGGGCGTGCGGTTCTTGATCTGGCGGCCAGTGAAAACCTGGATTTGACCCGTTGTTGGGCGTATAGCGATTCCTTCAATGACATCCCGTTGTTAACCGCTGTAGGCAATCCCGTGGCGATCAACCCTGATGCGAAACTTCGCCAGCACGCCAAGGACAACAACTGGCCCATTTACGATTACCGCTCCGGCCGCCGTGCAGCCACTCTTGGTTTGCGTGCCGCCACGGGGGTGGGCATCGTGTACGGACTCTGGAAGGGCATCACCATGGTGCGGAAACGTTGA
- a CDS encoding 30S ribosomal protein bS22, translated as MGSVVKKRRKRMSKKKHRKQLRKTRHQRRNKK; from the coding sequence ATGGGTTCAGTAGTTAAGAAGCGCCGCAAGCGGATGTCCAAGAAGAAGCACCGTAAGCAGCTTCGCAAGACGCGTCACCAGCGTCGCAACAAGAAGTAA
- a CDS encoding helix-turn-helix domain-containing protein yields MTQEQNFSNVTFLTVQEVAELMRVSKMTVYRMVHAGELPAVRFGRSYRVPANAVESYLRSAVVDGTDTQGPSSSAHTG; encoded by the coding sequence ATGACTCAGGAGCAAAACTTCTCCAATGTGACCTTCTTGACAGTTCAGGAAGTGGCCGAGCTCATGCGGGTGTCAAAAATGACCGTTTACCGCATGGTGCACGCTGGCGAGCTCCCTGCAGTGCGTTTTGGAAGGTCATATCGAGTGCCCGCAAACGCCGTCGAAAGCTACCTTCGTTCCGCCGTGGTCGATGGCACAGATACCCAAGGACCCTCCAGTTCGGCGCATACAGGGTAA
- a CDS encoding 3-deoxy-7-phosphoheptulonate synthase — MSVTEAIPAAAHSTANLRVSRFTELPSPADLSEKLPLDAATSNVVERGRDQVRAVMDGLDDRLLVVVGPCSIHDPAAGLEYARRLAATAKEHEEDLLIVMRAYFEKPRTTVGWKGLINDPNLDGSHDVAKGLEMAREFLLDVARLGMPTGTEFLEPISPQYTADLISWGAIGARTTESQIHRQLTSGLSMPVGFKNGTDGDLQVSLDACNAASAEQSFLGIDGDGRASLVTTAGNQDTHVILRGGRKGPNYKSADVAEASAKATAAGVNPRLIVDASHANSGKSHHRQAEVALEIGAQLESGDDSAHTIAGIMLESFLVGGAQSLDVETVAAGEAELTYGQSVTDACMDWDVTADVLANLARSSRARRTA; from the coding sequence ATGAGCGTCACAGAAGCCATTCCCGCCGCCGCGCATTCCACCGCCAACCTGCGCGTCAGCCGGTTCACCGAACTGCCCTCGCCCGCGGATCTTTCAGAGAAGCTGCCGCTGGACGCCGCCACAAGCAACGTCGTCGAACGCGGCCGTGATCAGGTCCGCGCCGTCATGGACGGGCTCGATGACCGTCTCCTGGTCGTGGTGGGTCCTTGCTCCATTCATGATCCGGCTGCCGGTCTGGAATACGCCCGCCGCCTGGCCGCAACGGCCAAGGAGCATGAAGAAGACCTGCTGATAGTCATGCGGGCCTACTTCGAAAAGCCACGCACCACCGTGGGCTGGAAGGGTCTGATCAACGATCCCAATTTGGACGGCAGTCACGATGTTGCCAAGGGCCTGGAAATGGCGAGGGAGTTCCTGCTGGACGTGGCCAGGCTGGGTATGCCAACGGGAACCGAATTCCTGGAACCGATCAGCCCGCAATACACTGCCGATCTCATCTCCTGGGGTGCCATCGGTGCCCGCACCACCGAAAGCCAAATCCACCGCCAGCTGACCTCCGGCCTCTCCATGCCGGTGGGCTTCAAGAACGGGACCGACGGTGATCTGCAGGTTTCCCTGGACGCTTGCAACGCCGCTAGCGCTGAGCAGTCATTCCTCGGGATCGACGGGGACGGCCGGGCCTCTCTCGTCACCACGGCTGGAAACCAAGACACCCACGTGATCCTCCGCGGCGGGCGCAAGGGCCCCAACTACAAGTCTGCGGACGTTGCAGAAGCCTCTGCCAAGGCAACCGCGGCAGGTGTCAACCCCCGCCTGATCGTGGATGCAAGCCATGCCAATTCCGGCAAGAGCCACCACCGCCAAGCCGAGGTGGCCCTGGAAATCGGCGCCCAACTTGAATCCGGTGACGACTCCGCACACACCATTGCCGGGATCATGCTCGAGAGCTTCCTTGTGGGCGGCGCGCAAAGCCTGGACGTGGAAACGGTAGCCGCCGGCGAGGCTGAACTGACCTACGGGCAAAGTGTCACGGATGCCTGCATGGACTGGGATGTCACGGCCGATGTTCTGGCGAACTTGGCTCGCAGCTCACGCGCCCGCCGCACCGCCTAA
- a CDS encoding acetylxylan esterase: MPLFDMPVDQLPTYTSSATEPTDFEGYWDETIAVARAFPLAASFTPTENLLTVIDSFDVTFAGFDGAPIKAWLHLPSNRIAGERLPVVVQFIGYSGGRGLIQQDTAWAQAGYAHFIMDTRGQGYGGLLGETADPHPSAGDVAYPGLMTRGVNSRESYYYRRVYVDAFRAIEAAQSHSEVDAAKVLVTGISQGGGLAIAAAGLTAGRLDGVIALMADVPFLQDFPRSIDIAPRGPYPEIASFLNRHRTSYDSVLDVLNYYDGVHFAGRCTVPALYSCAGMDDVCPPSTVYASFNNYGTATPQPPVKEMEYYRFNNHEGGQEHHRLRQLHYVADLLAG; encoded by the coding sequence ATGCCGCTCTTTGATATGCCAGTTGATCAACTCCCCACGTACACCTCCAGCGCCACGGAGCCAACGGACTTTGAGGGCTACTGGGATGAAACCATCGCCGTAGCACGCGCCTTTCCTCTCGCGGCAAGTTTCACCCCGACGGAGAATCTCCTGACGGTCATCGACAGCTTTGATGTCACCTTCGCAGGGTTCGACGGCGCCCCGATCAAGGCTTGGTTGCACCTCCCCTCGAACCGGATTGCCGGGGAAAGGCTCCCGGTCGTAGTGCAATTCATTGGCTATTCGGGCGGTCGCGGCCTGATTCAACAGGACACCGCATGGGCTCAGGCCGGTTACGCGCATTTCATCATGGACACCCGCGGCCAGGGCTATGGAGGTCTCTTGGGGGAGACCGCCGATCCGCATCCGTCCGCCGGCGATGTGGCATACCCGGGCCTCATGACTCGCGGCGTCAATTCTCGCGAAAGTTACTACTACCGACGCGTCTATGTTGATGCCTTCCGTGCCATTGAGGCCGCCCAAAGCCACTCCGAAGTGGATGCCGCAAAGGTGTTAGTGACCGGCATCAGCCAGGGCGGTGGCCTGGCCATTGCCGCTGCAGGCCTCACGGCCGGAAGGCTCGACGGCGTCATCGCCCTCATGGCCGATGTTCCGTTCCTGCAGGATTTCCCCCGCTCCATTGACATTGCTCCGCGGGGGCCATATCCGGAAATCGCGTCCTTCCTGAACCGCCACCGCACCTCCTACGACAGCGTTCTCGATGTCCTGAATTATTACGACGGCGTCCACTTCGCCGGCCGCTGCACCGTTCCGGCCCTCTACTCCTGTGCGGGGATGGATGACGTTTGCCCGCCCTCCACGGTGTATGCCTCCTTCAACAATTACGGCACCGCCACACCCCAGCCGCCGGTCAAGGAGATGGAGTATTACCGCTTTAATAACCACGAAGGCGGGCAGGAGCATCACCGGCTGCGGCAGCTCCATTACGTGGCCGATTTGCTGGCCGGATAA
- a CDS encoding LacI family DNA-binding transcriptional regulator has protein sequence MTPAEGPVSRPATIREVAALAGVSHQTVSRFLNQDTSMRPATIEKIKIAMAELHYSPNLAARALRSRQNYRVVVVLPEASQYVPIRVLNGAAKAAHLAGYRVDVVALEGTAKERMESIATLLAGADLAGVLSFAPLPPEALGGAELVTRVPIVVAGAYDDKMRASGTFANGKATIKIMEYLHGLGHRNFFHVAGPLDWISARNRKDAYEFAIADLGLHSHGIARGDWSSKSGYLAASQIMASPDVTAVVVANDHMAFGVMRALHENGIAVPTTVSVFGWDDLAESEYFMPSLSSVHMDLETQGSIGMKRLIALMRGENLAPELLSEPTMELVLRESCGPVRPSSQGLTIPTS, from the coding sequence ATGACGCCTGCTGAGGGCCCGGTGAGCAGGCCGGCAACAATCCGTGAGGTTGCCGCTTTGGCGGGGGTTTCGCATCAGACAGTGTCTCGATTCTTGAACCAGGACACCAGCATGCGCCCGGCTACCATCGAGAAAATCAAGATAGCGATGGCGGAGCTCCATTACTCGCCCAACCTGGCGGCCAGGGCTCTTCGTTCTCGTCAAAATTACCGCGTTGTTGTGGTCCTGCCAGAGGCTTCCCAATATGTTCCCATCCGGGTCCTCAATGGCGCCGCAAAGGCGGCCCATCTCGCGGGATACCGTGTGGATGTGGTGGCCTTGGAGGGCACGGCCAAGGAGCGCATGGAAAGTATCGCCACCTTGTTGGCGGGAGCCGATTTGGCTGGAGTGCTCTCCTTCGCCCCGCTGCCGCCGGAAGCTCTAGGCGGTGCGGAACTTGTCACGAGAGTGCCAATCGTGGTGGCCGGTGCCTATGATGACAAAATGAGAGCCAGCGGCACTTTTGCCAACGGTAAGGCCACCATCAAAATAATGGAGTACTTGCACGGTTTAGGTCACCGAAATTTCTTCCACGTTGCGGGCCCCTTGGACTGGATTTCAGCCAGAAATCGCAAAGATGCTTACGAATTTGCAATTGCTGACCTTGGATTACACTCGCATGGAATTGCCCGGGGGGATTGGAGCTCGAAATCCGGTTACCTCGCCGCTAGCCAAATCATGGCTTCCCCTGATGTTACGGCCGTGGTCGTTGCCAACGATCATATGGCCTTCGGGGTTATGCGGGCCCTTCACGAAAATGGGATCGCAGTACCCACTACGGTGAGTGTCTTTGGTTGGGATGATCTGGCCGAATCTGAGTACTTCATGCCTTCCCTTTCCAGCGTCCACATGGACTTGGAAACCCAAGGCTCCATCGGAATGAAACGTTTAATAGCCCTCATGCGCGGCGAAAATTTGGCACCAGAACTCTTGTCGGAGCCGACCATGGAGCTGGTTCTTCGCGAATCCTGCGGCCCGGTAAGACCAAGTTCCCAAGGTTTAACCATCCCGACCAGTTAG